Genomic DNA from Candidatus Afararchaeum irisae:
GACCCAGCGGATTCTCGTTCGAGGCAAGCTTAGCCATCTCATCGGGCGACAGACCGTGTTCGAAGGCGACCTCATCTATCCCTTTTCCCGGGACATACTCGTCGAAGCCTGAGAGTTCCTTCAGAAGATCGCTCATTACTCGACTGTATCCGCCTAACGTAATGAAGCTACCGCTCCCGGGTCAGCGTCGTTTCGGTAGTCCATCAAAACCGTAATTAAGCAGTAAGACGAAGTGGGAGTGATGGCAGACGGAATAGCTAATCTCAACCAAGAGCAGATTGACCGTTACTCACGTCACATAATACTCGATCAGGTGGGGGCGGAGGGACAGTCTAAGCTTCTCAGCTCTCGCGTTCTAGTTATTGGCGCGGGAGGTCTCGGATCTCCTGTTATACAGTACCTCGCCGCCGTCGGCGTCGGAACCATAGGTATAGTCGACGACGACGAGGTCGAGAGGTCGAACCTCCAGAGACAGGTCATACACGGAGACGACGACGTCGGGAGACCCAAGGTCGACTCGGCGGAGGACTTCGTCGCACGTCTCAACCCCGACGTCGAGGTCGAGAAGTACGAGACTAGGATAGACGAGAACAACATAGACAACATAATAGAGAGCTTCGACTTCGTCATAGACGCCACCGACAACTTCGCGACGCGTTACCTCGTCAACGACGCGTGTACACTCGCAGACAAGCCCTTCTCACACGGTGCTATATTCAAGTTCGAGGGTCAGGTCACCTCGTTTACCGACCCCGAGGGACCGTGTTACAGATGCATGTTCCCCGAAGCTCCTCCCCCAGGCATGATGCCCAACTGTGCCGAGGCGGGAGTCATAGGCGTTCTTCCCGGGATCATAGGCGTCGTACAGGCGACAGAGGCTGTGAAGTATCTCCTCGACATAGGTGACAGCCTCGACGGACGTATGATGTTCTACGACTCGACCGACATGTCGTTCGAAGAAGTCGAGATACACAAGGATCCCAACTGTCCCGTCTGTTCGGAGTCGCCCGAGATAACAAGCGTGAAGGACGAGGAGGTCGAGTACAGTCACGCGTGTTCGATAAACTAACTATAACCACAGGTGAAACAGATGGCTATAACTGAACCCGAAGACGGACGTTCGTACGGAATGGCAAAAGTGACCCACTGGGTCGACGAAGAAGACTTCCCGATCACCAAGGACGACTTGGAGAGCCACGCCGACGAGGATCTGATGCTGAGCTACAGAGAGTCGGTCAGATTCGGCGACGTACTCGAACGTGTCGACCAGACCGAGTTCGACGACATAGTCAGCATGTGGCAGGCACTCGGAGACGCACTCAGACAGATAGACCCCGACAGAGTCGCGTAATCCAATGGCTTCTGCTAAGGAGCACGGGAGTCTCGAAAAACGGGTGTGGGGAGTCTCGTTAGTCGTATCTGTGGTCGCTGTCACCCTAATCGCGCTGTCGTCGCGGAGTATGCTTCCCGAGCCTCTCGTCCCGCCTGCACCCGACTGGCTTCTCTCGACGATACCCCACATAAATGCCGTACTCGTTCTCACCGCACTCGTGACCGTAGTGCTCGGATACAGAGCGATCCAGGACGGACGTGTCTCCGACCACGCGAGGTACATGATGGTCACGACGGTACTCTTCTTCGTATTCCTCGCCTTCTACCTCGTGCGTCTCGCCAACCTCGGGACTACGGAGTTCGGCGGTTCGGAGTTCGTATACTCGTACGTCTACCTGCCTTTCCTCGGTATACATATGCTCCTCGCTATAATCTGTATACCTCTCGTCCTCTACGCCGCAATAATCGGAGTCTCGCTCGATGTCTCCGAGATAAGGAAGACAGCACATCCCAGAGTCGGCAGGGTAGCCACTCCACTCTGGGCGGTAAGCTTCCTCTTCGGCTTCGTCGTCTACCTCATGCTACACCACATATTCTGATCGCCGTCTCTCTGGGTTGGAAGAAGCGGTATCCTTAAGTCGGTTACAGCCCTATTTAGCTTAGAGTAATTCGAGACACGGCGTCGGATTCGTGCGAAAACAACTCAGTTGTTCAACTTAACAAAAAAGAGGGTTCTATATAGATGTCAGAGGGAGAAAAGGAAAGCTATGACGCTCAGAACATACAGGTACTTGAGGGGCTCGAAGCGGTTCGTAAACGTCCGGCGATGTACATCGGTTCGACCGACTCGAAGGGGCTACACCATCTCGTCTACGAGGTTGTCGACAACTCGATAGACGAGGCTCTCGCTGGACACTGTGACACGATCCGGGTCAGTCTCCACGACGACGGTACTGTCTCTGTCGAGGACAACGGAAGGGGGATTCCCGTCGACGAACACGACGAACACGACAAGTCGGCTGTCGAGGTCGTTATGACAGTCCTCCACGCGGGGGGTAAGTTCGACTCGAAGTCTTACCAGGTCTCGGGAGGTCTCCACGGTGTAGGAGTCAGCGTCGTCAACGCTCTGAGTGAGTGGGCGGTCGCCGAGGTCAGACGGAACGGCGAGGTCTACAGACAGGAGTACGAGAAGGGCGTGCCTGTGACCGACCTCGAAAAGACAGGGGAGACCGATGAGGAAGACACTGGCACACGTATACGTTTCAAGCCCGACACCGAGATATTTGAGACAGGCGACTTCTCGTTTTCGACACTCGAAAACCGCCTCAGAGAGCTCGCATTCCTCAACAAGGGAGTCAAGACAGTCCTCCACGATGAGGAGACAGGCGACGAGAACGAGTTCCATTACGAGGGGGGTCTGAGGGAGTTCGTCGAGTACCTCAACGAGTCGAAGGAGGAGCTTCACGACGACGTCATCTACCTCAACGAGGACGTCGACGGAGTCAAGATAGAGCTCGCAGTCCAGGCTACTGAGGAGTACTCGGGAAGCATACACTCGTTTGCTAACAACATCAACACTCGTGAGGGAGGTACACATCTCTCGGGTCTAAAGGCTTCCCTCACGCGCGTCGTCAACGACTACGCCGACGAAAACGGGATGCTGAGCGAGTTCGACGGCGAGAACCTCAAGGGCGAGGACGTACGTGAGGGACTCACCGCAGTTCTGAGCGTCAAGGTTCCCGAGCCCCAGTTCGAGGGTCAGACGAAGACGAAGCTCGGTAACTCCGAGGTCAGGGGGATAGTCGAGGGGACTGTCAATGACTTCCTCAAGACCTACTTCGAGGAGAACCCATCGACCGCAAAGGCAGTAACATCGAAGGCTGTCGAGGCGGCGAGGGCGAGGAAGGCGGCGAAGAAGGCACGTGACCTCGAACGCACTAAGGATAACTTAGTCTCTACTTCTCTCCCCGGAAAGCTCGCTGACTGTCAGAAACGTGACGGCTCTGAGCTCTTCATAGTCGAGGGAGACTCGGCGGGAGGGAGCGCGAAGCAAGCTCGAAAACGTGAGACACAGGCTGTGCTTCCGTTGAGTGGGAAGATACTCAACGTCGAGAAACACCGTCTCGACAGGATTCTGGAGAACGACGAAATACGGTCTCTCATAGAGGCTCTCGGAACCGGAATAGGCGACGAGTTCGACGTTGATGAAGCGAGGTACGACAGCGTAGTTCTGATGACCGACGCCGACGTCGACGGCGCGCACATAAGAACGCTCCTCCTGACGCTCCTCTACCGCCACATGAGACCTCTCCTCGAACGCGGACAGGTCTATGCCGCACAGCCGCCTCTCTACCGTATCAGATGCGGAAGCGAGACCTACGACGCGATGACAGAGGACGAGCGGGAGACGATAGTCGAGGAGAACTGTGGAGGTACTGCCGACCAGGTTCAGAGGTTCAAGGGTCTCGGGGAGATGACACCAGAACAGCTCTGGGAGACGACTATGAACCCCGAGAACCGTGTTCTCAAGAGGATCACTATAGAGGACGCGAGTGCCGCCGACCACATCTTCTCCGTCCTGATGGGAGACACAGTAGAGCCACGGAAGGAGTTCATAAAGAGCCACTCGAACGACGCCGACTGGGTCGATATATAGATATAGATACATATGTCAGAGACAGCACCAACAGAGTACGACTACCCCGAGGTAGACGCGTCCGAGATAAAGAACGTTCCCGCTGAGAGGGAGATGGAACAGTCGTACATCGACTACGCGATGTCGGTGATAGCGGGACGTGCTCTACCCGACGTACGTGACGGTCTCAAGCCCGTCCACCGCAGGATACTCTATGCGATGCACGGCGAGGGTATCACGAGCCGTTCGGGTCACAGAAAGTCGTCTTCAGTAGTCGGAGAGACTATGGGTAACTTCCATCCCCACGGCGACTCGGCGATATACGACACACTCGTGAGAATGGCACAGGACTTCTCGATGCGTTACCCTCTCGTCGACGGACAGGGTAACTTCGGGTCTATAGACGGAGATCCAGCCGCGGCGATGCGTTACACTGAGGCGAGGATGGCTCCGATAGCCGAGGAGCTTCTGACCGACATAGACAAGGACACCGTCAACTGGGAGTCGAACTACGACGACAGATTAGAGGAGCCAGAGGTTCTCCCCGCGGCGTTCCCCAACCTACTCGTCAACGGCTCGTCGGGAATCGCAGTCGGGATGTCGACCAACATACCTCCGCACAACTTAGGCGAGATAGTCGACGCGACCGTCGAGCTAATAGACAATCCCGAGGCGTCGGTCGAGGATCTGATGGAACACGTCAGAGGTCCCGACTTCCCGACAGGGGGTAAGATAGTCGGCAAGTCGCCGATACGTTCGGCGTACAAGACAGGCAGGGGAAAGGTACGTCTCCGCGGCGAGATAGAGATAGACGAAGACGAACGCCGTATCGTAATCACCGAGATACCGTACCAGGTCGACAAGTCGGATCTCGTCGAGAAGATAGCAGAGCTCGCCGATGAGGGGCGCATAGAGGGAGTCTCGGCTCTCAGAGACGAGTCCGACAGGGACGGTATACGTGTAGTCGTCGACCTCAAGAGGAACGCAGTCGCCGAGGTCGTCAAGAACCAGCTTCTCGACAACACGCGTCTCGAAACCACCTTCGGCATCATAAACCTCGCACTCGTCGACGGACAGCCACGTGTACTCGACCTCAAACAGACACTCGAAGAGTATATACATCACAGGAAGGAGGTCGTCAGAAGACGTTCTGAACACGACTTGGAGGAGGCGAAAGACCGCGCGCATATACTCGAAGGACGTCTCAGAGCGGTCGAGAACGCCGACGAGATCGTCGAGACTATACGTAACTCCGAGGACAGGGACGAGGCGAAGAACGAGATCGTCGAAAGAGGCTTCTCGGAGGAACAGGCAGACCACGTCGTACGTATGCAGTTAGGAAGCCTGACGTCGCTCGAATCCGACGAGATAGAGTCGGAGTACTCCGGCGTACAGGACGACATAGACAGGCTCGAAGCCGTCCTCGCCGACGAGTCGGAGCTTATGAGCCTCATAAAGGAGGAGCTACTCGAAATTAAGCGTGAGTACGCCGACGAGCGCAAGACACGTATAGAGACGGGGAAGGACGAGGTCACCGACGAGGATCTCATACCCGAGAGGGACGTATTCGTAGTTCTTACACGCGACGGATACGTCAAACGTATGAGTCCAGACGAGTTCGACACACAGAGAAGGGGAGGAAAGGGTATCATAGGCGCGAAGGTCAAGGAAGACGACGGGGTAGTTGAGGCGTTCACCGCGAACACACACGACTACCTCCTCGTCTTCACCGACTTAGGAAACGTCCACTGGCTCAAGACCTACCAGATACCCGAGATGAGCCGAACCGCGAGAGGTCGGAGCATAGTCAACCTTCTCGACCTCGAAGACGGCGAGAACGTCACAGCGGTTGAGTCGGTCGAGAGCTTCGAAGACGGAGACGCGAGTCTGTGTGCGGTCACTCGTGAGGGACGTATAAAGAGGACGTCGCTCGAAGCCTTCTCGAACCCCCGAACGGGAGGCATAATAGCCGCCGACCTCGAAGGAGACGACGTCGTAGTCGATACCTGTGTGACTGACCCCGACGTCGACGAGAGGATCGTCGTCGAGACTAGAGACGGAATGGTGATCTGTTTCGACGAGGAGGAGGTTCGTGAGATGGGCAGGAACGCACGCGGAGTTAAGGCTGTAGACCTACAGGACGGCGACGAGGTCGTCAGCGTCTTCACGTCCGAGACCGACTGGGACGACGAGATACTCACGGTTACGACCGACGGATACGCCAAACGGACGCCACAGCCCGAGTACCGGTGTCAGAGCCGGGGAGGAAAGGGACTCATAGACATAGATATAGACGTAGACGCCGATGCCGACTCCGACAGACAGAAGGGAGTAACAGCGTCGTTCAAGATAGAAGGCAACGAGGAGATAGTAGCCGTCTCGGAGACCGGACAGGTCTTACGTACGACAGCCGACGAGGTATCTGAGGTCGGGAGGAACACACAGGGGGTCATACTCATGCGTCTTGAGGAAGACGACGGTGTTGCCTCAGTCTGTCTGATAGAGCCCGACGACGAGTAATAGTAAGTCGGAACACAGCCAATCTATGGACGCCAAGCGACTCAGGAAGACAGCCAAAGTCCTAACCTACGCTACCCTCGTAGTCCCATGGGTCTACTACTCGTACGGGACAGGCTACGCCGTTGTCTTCTCGTTCTTCTCGACCAACTCCTTCCGGAAATTCACCGACATATATAGCTACACGTTCGAGTACACGCACGGTAGCTTCTCGTCAGGATTCCTCTTCTGGCACGTTTCACTCATCCTCGGAGTCGCGTCCGCAGTCTCGGTGTCGAGGCGGAGATACAGGATAGGTAGCGTACTCATGGTGCTCGGCGGCGTCTCTGTCTTCCGCTTTAGCCTCGCATTCGCCGACTCGGTCTCGTACGTCGTTCCCTTCGGATCAGTCTGGATGTTCGTGACTGGTGTTCTCCTTCGTCAGATCAGACGTACGAGTAAGCCGTCCTGACAGCCTGCCGGTACGCCGTCGAACTCTCGACGAGTGAGAGGGCTCTTCTGAGATACGGCTCCGCAGAAGCGAAGACTGCGACTGCTAAGAGAACCAGAGCGACGAAGAGTAGAGCTCCTAAGACGCCTAAGACTACCGACCTGAGAGCCCTCCTCAGATCTATATCGATACTCGGTCTCAGGCGGTCTGTGTTGAGTGGCATAAGGAGAGTTACCGTCGGAGTCTCAAGTAACTATCTGTGACGTCTGTCATACGCATACGCACGGAGAAAGACAAATTTAAGTAGTATGTCAACACTCATCACGCAGTATGGGACTTGTAGTAGCACAGGCACAGATGCTTCCGGTGGGAGCCAACACACTCAAGATAGCACTCCTGGTTCTGGCTCTTCTCTCGACGGTGACGGGACTCTTTAGTTACAAGAGGATAGAGAGCGAGTACGAGGACTCAGGAGACGTGTCGCGCCAGCCCGTACATATACTCTTCAACATCCTTACGGTCGTGGGAGGTGTACTTCTGATAGTCAACCAGCCGTCGACCGACGCGGGCTGGATATTCACGATGTTCGCGACATCGGCTTTCGTGAGCGGCATATTCACATACAGGTCGATGCAGATACAGATGGACAGAGGAGACGACAAGATAGACAAGCCGAGTATGCATCTCGCGGCGGGTCTTTTCCTCGTGATGTACGCCGCGTACATGTCGCTCTGGCACATGGCGGGAATAGGCGGTCTATTCTTCGCTTAGGACTAGCGCCGCGTTGTTTTAATAAGCTGTACCGAGTAGTATGAGGGGATGTCAGAACCAGAGTCAGGGTCAGGGTCAGGGTCAGAGTCAGAATACAGGGTCGAGAAGAAGTCGGAGCTGGGTCTGAGAGAAGTCGTACGTCTCCGTCCACATCTTCTCGGAGGCTCCGCCTACATCAGATGGGACACTAAGGCAGACTCAGGTCAGCGGGCGAGCCTCGACTTCGACAGGCGACACGTGGTACTGCGTGAGCCCGTCTCAGTTCTCGGACACAGTGATGTCGTTAGGTTCGAGATAGACGAAAAGACGGCATCACAGCTCAGGGAAGATATCGAGTCACTGCGTGACGAAGCCGAGGAAGACAGAGACGGAGACTTAGATGGGCTACAGTTCGAGGTCGCCAGACACGACTACACAGTCGACGGGGTCGTGACTCGGAAGAAGGTGCTGGAGCCACTCGACGTCCCCGAGACAGACGACGAACACGAGAGGATAGAGGTGATACGTGAGGTAGTCGGCTGTCACGGCGATCCGTGTAACACTCCCAACTGCTTCTTAGACGCCGAGGTGGGTGAGGTTCTCAGCCTCGACGAGGTCTGGGATGCCTTCGAGAAAGAGTATCCTGACGAGATAAAGAGGGCGAGACGGAGAATCGAAAGGGAGAGAAGACGTGAGGAGAGACGCCGTCTGAGAGAGTCGATGTCGATGGAGGTCGAGGAGAAGGGAGACAGAGGCGAGGGTGACGAACACTCGTTCTATGCTGTCATAGAGGTCACTGACAGAGAGACGGGTGAGGAAGGCAGGTTCGAGGCTGTAAACACCGTGGACATCGGCTACTCAGTCGAGTCCCTCGACGACGTCTCCGACGAGTTCGAGGAGAAAGCGA
This window encodes:
- the moeB gene encoding molybdopterin-synthase adenylyltransferase MoeB gives rise to the protein MADGIANLNQEQIDRYSRHIILDQVGAEGQSKLLSSRVLVIGAGGLGSPVIQYLAAVGVGTIGIVDDDEVERSNLQRQVIHGDDDVGRPKVDSAEDFVARLNPDVEVEKYETRIDENNIDNIIESFDFVIDATDNFATRYLVNDACTLADKPFSHGAIFKFEGQVTSFTDPEGPCYRCMFPEAPPPGMMPNCAEAGVIGVLPGIIGVVQATEAVKYLLDIGDSLDGRMMFYDSTDMSFEEVEIHKDPNCPVCSESPEITSVKDEEVEYSHACSIN
- a CDS encoding DUF5785 family protein, whose protein sequence is MAITEPEDGRSYGMAKVTHWVDEEDFPITKDDLESHADEDLMLSYRESVRFGDVLERVDQTEFDDIVSMWQALGDALRQIDPDRVA
- the gyrA gene encoding DNA gyrase subunit A, whose protein sequence is MSETAPTEYDYPEVDASEIKNVPAEREMEQSYIDYAMSVIAGRALPDVRDGLKPVHRRILYAMHGEGITSRSGHRKSSSVVGETMGNFHPHGDSAIYDTLVRMAQDFSMRYPLVDGQGNFGSIDGDPAAAMRYTEARMAPIAEELLTDIDKDTVNWESNYDDRLEEPEVLPAAFPNLLVNGSSGIAVGMSTNIPPHNLGEIVDATVELIDNPEASVEDLMEHVRGPDFPTGGKIVGKSPIRSAYKTGRGKVRLRGEIEIDEDERRIVITEIPYQVDKSDLVEKIAELADEGRIEGVSALRDESDRDGIRVVVDLKRNAVAEVVKNQLLDNTRLETTFGIINLALVDGQPRVLDLKQTLEEYIHHRKEVVRRRSEHDLEEAKDRAHILEGRLRAVENADEIVETIRNSEDRDEAKNEIVERGFSEEQADHVVRMQLGSLTSLESDEIESEYSGVQDDIDRLEAVLADESELMSLIKEELLEIKREYADERKTRIETGKDEVTDEDLIPERDVFVVLTRDGYVKRMSPDEFDTQRRGGKGIIGAKVKEDDGVVEAFTANTHDYLLVFTDLGNVHWLKTYQIPEMSRTARGRSIVNLLDLEDGENVTAVESVESFEDGDASLCAVTREGRIKRTSLEAFSNPRTGGIIAADLEGDDVVVDTCVTDPDVDERIVVETRDGMVICFDEEEVREMGRNARGVKAVDLQDGDEVVSVFTSETDWDDEILTVTTDGYAKRTPQPEYRCQSRGGKGLIDIDIDVDADADSDRQKGVTASFKIEGNEEIVAVSETGQVLRTTADEVSEVGRNTQGVILMRLEEDDGVASVCLIEPDDE
- the gyrB gene encoding DNA topoisomerase (ATP-hydrolyzing) subunit B, translated to MSEGEKESYDAQNIQVLEGLEAVRKRPAMYIGSTDSKGLHHLVYEVVDNSIDEALAGHCDTIRVSLHDDGTVSVEDNGRGIPVDEHDEHDKSAVEVVMTVLHAGGKFDSKSYQVSGGLHGVGVSVVNALSEWAVAEVRRNGEVYRQEYEKGVPVTDLEKTGETDEEDTGTRIRFKPDTEIFETGDFSFSTLENRLRELAFLNKGVKTVLHDEETGDENEFHYEGGLREFVEYLNESKEELHDDVIYLNEDVDGVKIELAVQATEEYSGSIHSFANNINTREGGTHLSGLKASLTRVVNDYADENGMLSEFDGENLKGEDVREGLTAVLSVKVPEPQFEGQTKTKLGNSEVRGIVEGTVNDFLKTYFEENPSTAKAVTSKAVEAARARKAAKKARDLERTKDNLVSTSLPGKLADCQKRDGSELFIVEGDSAGGSAKQARKRETQAVLPLSGKILNVEKHRLDRILENDEIRSLIEALGTGIGDEFDVDEARYDSVVLMTDADVDGAHIRTLLLTLLYRHMRPLLERGQVYAAQPPLYRIRCGSETYDAMTEDERETIVEENCGGTADQVQRFKGLGEMTPEQLWETTMNPENRVLKRITIEDASAADHIFSVLMGDTVEPRKEFIKSHSNDADWVDI
- a CDS encoding DUF420 domain-containing protein → MASAKEHGSLEKRVWGVSLVVSVVAVTLIALSSRSMLPEPLVPPAPDWLLSTIPHINAVLVLTALVTVVLGYRAIQDGRVSDHARYMMVTTVLFFVFLAFYLVRLANLGTTEFGGSEFVYSYVYLPFLGIHMLLAIICIPLVLYAAIIGVSLDVSEIRKTAHPRVGRVATPLWAVSFLFGFVVYLMLHHIF